The following proteins are co-located in the Pseudomonas synxantha genome:
- the cobG gene encoding precorrin-3B synthase, translating to MPPDKAGIIPRLYPSTGSPVNPTPAVNTLRPSACPGLLRIVQALDGGICRIKLAGGSISAAQAHAVADAAQAYAGGVIEATNRANLQIRGIGAEQQALIAMLLAADLGPSNAAGDDVRNLMLSPSAGIDPLMLFDTRPLAAQILATLQTHPRFHQLSAKFAVQLDGGEALAMLEHHHDLWLSAFVRDGQTLLAFGLAGCPGLDAPVAAVPLDQGHALVVAVLEAFLDLATPEQTRMRHLAVDNVVSRLGLSLLPAEDFQRPASGALLHLGSYPQAQKNQFYVAAVAPLGRLDPLMLKGVAQLASEYGDGTLRFTPWQGVLLPNIERPVAVAERLAQLGFLCSIDQPLARMIACTGSSGCGKGLADTKVDAVQLAALQPGVEVHLSGCPRSCAAAHTASVTLLAVGPGHYDLYFRDAAQPGFGRLHARTLSIEAAGALLRARPRSNTDD from the coding sequence ATGCCGCCGGACAAAGCAGGCATAATACCGCGCCTTTACCCGTCAACCGGTAGCCCCGTGAACCCAACGCCCGCTGTGAATACCTTGCGCCCCTCGGCATGTCCGGGGTTGCTGCGTATTGTCCAGGCGCTGGACGGCGGTATTTGCCGGATCAAATTGGCCGGTGGTTCGATCAGTGCCGCCCAGGCCCATGCCGTGGCGGACGCAGCCCAGGCCTATGCGGGCGGAGTGATCGAGGCGACCAACCGCGCCAACCTGCAGATCCGCGGCATCGGCGCCGAGCAGCAGGCCCTGATCGCCATGTTGCTGGCGGCCGACCTTGGGCCGAGCAACGCCGCGGGTGACGACGTACGCAACCTGATGCTCAGTCCCAGCGCCGGTATCGACCCGCTGATGCTGTTCGATACCCGCCCGTTGGCCGCGCAGATCCTCGCCACCTTGCAAACCCATCCGCGCTTTCATCAACTGTCGGCCAAGTTCGCCGTACAGCTCGATGGTGGCGAAGCCCTGGCGATGCTTGAACATCACCATGACCTGTGGCTTTCGGCGTTCGTGCGCGATGGCCAGACGCTGTTGGCATTCGGCTTGGCTGGCTGCCCGGGGCTGGATGCGCCCGTGGCGGCGGTGCCGTTGGACCAGGGCCATGCCTTGGTGGTGGCGGTGCTGGAAGCCTTTCTCGACCTGGCGACGCCCGAGCAAACGCGCATGCGCCATCTGGCTGTGGATAACGTAGTGAGCCGCCTGGGCCTGTCGCTGCTGCCGGCGGAGGACTTCCAGCGCCCGGCCAGTGGCGCGCTGCTGCATCTGGGAAGTTATCCACAGGCGCAGAAAAACCAGTTCTACGTCGCGGCCGTCGCACCATTGGGCCGCCTGGATCCGCTGATGCTCAAGGGCGTCGCGCAGCTGGCCAGCGAGTACGGCGACGGAACGTTGCGTTTCACGCCCTGGCAAGGGGTGTTGCTACCCAATATCGAACGCCCTGTCGCGGTGGCCGAACGCTTGGCGCAGTTGGGCTTTCTCTGCTCTATCGACCAACCCCTGGCCCGCATGATCGCCTGTACCGGTTCCAGCGGCTGCGGCAAAGGCCTGGCCGATACCAAGGTCGATGCGGTGCAACTGGCGGCCCTGCAACCCGGCGTCGAGGTGCATCTGTCCGGCTGCCCGCGCTCCTGCGCCGCGGCGCACACCGCATCGGTCACTTTGCTGGCGGTGGGCCCCGGCCACTACGACCTCTATTTTCGCGACGCAGCCCAACCCGGTTTCGGCCGGCTGCACGCGCGCACTCTTTCCATTGAAGCGGCGGGCGCCTTGCTGCGCGCTCGCCCACGGAGCAACACCGATGATTGA
- a CDS encoding precorrin-8X methylmutase encodes MIDYIRDGQEIYRNSFAIIRAEAKLERIPADLEKLAVRVIHACGMVEAIDGLQFSAGAGKAGRDALAAGAPILCDARMVSEGVTRARLPANNEVICTLRDDGVPELARTLGNTRSAAALELWRPHLEGSVVVIGNAPTALFYLLEMLDAGAPKPALILGFPVGFVGAAESKAMLAADSRGVPFVIMQGRLGGSAMAAAAVNALATEVE; translated from the coding sequence ATGATTGATTACATCCGCGACGGTCAGGAGATCTATCGCAACTCCTTCGCCATTATTCGCGCGGAAGCCAAGTTGGAGCGCATTCCGGCTGACTTGGAAAAACTCGCGGTGCGGGTGATTCATGCGTGCGGCATGGTCGAGGCTATCGATGGCCTGCAATTCTCCGCAGGCGCAGGCAAAGCCGGGCGCGATGCATTGGCCGCTGGCGCACCGATTCTGTGTGATGCGCGGATGGTGTCCGAAGGCGTGACCCGTGCGCGCCTGCCAGCCAATAACGAGGTGATCTGCACCCTGCGTGACGATGGCGTGCCGGAGTTGGCACGCACACTGGGCAACACCCGCTCCGCCGCCGCCCTGGAACTGTGGCGACCGCACCTGGAAGGCAGTGTGGTGGTGATCGGCAACGCGCCGACCGCGTTGTTTTACCTGCTGGAAATGCTGGATGCCGGCGCGCCGAAACCGGCATTGATCCTGGGTTTTCCCGTGGGCTTCGTCGGTGCCGCCGAATCCAAGGCGATGCTGGCGGCGGATAGCCGTGGCGTCCCGTTCGTGATCATGCAGGGTCGCTTGGGCGGCAGTGCCATGGCCGCCGCGGCAGTCAATGCGCTCGCCACGGAGGTCGAATAA
- a CDS encoding precorrin-2 C(20)-methyltransferase: MQARGRLIGLGVGPGDPELITLKALRLLRESPVVAYFVAKGKKGNAFGIIEDHLVTQQTLMPLVYPVTTEVLPAPLSYEQVISDFYDNASLDVAAHLDAGRDVAVICEGDPFFYGSYMYLHDRLAERYEAQVIPGVCSMLGGASVLGAPLVYRNQSLSVLSGVLPHDDLKRRLADADAAVIMKLGRNFPKVRQVLEELGLAGRALYVERATMANQKIVPLDQVDPASSPYFSLIIVPGERWQG, encoded by the coding sequence ATGCAGGCACGCGGACGTTTGATCGGCCTGGGGGTAGGCCCCGGCGACCCGGAACTGATTACTCTCAAGGCCCTGCGCCTGCTGCGTGAATCGCCAGTGGTGGCGTACTTCGTCGCCAAGGGCAAGAAGGGCAACGCCTTCGGCATCATCGAGGACCACTTGGTCACGCAGCAAACCCTGATGCCGCTGGTGTACCCGGTAACCACCGAAGTGCTGCCGGCGCCGTTGTCCTATGAACAGGTGATCAGCGACTTCTACGACAACGCCAGTCTCGACGTGGCGGCGCACCTGGATGCAGGACGGGATGTGGCGGTGATCTGCGAGGGCGACCCGTTCTTCTACGGCTCCTACATGTACCTGCATGATCGCCTCGCTGAGCGCTACGAAGCCCAGGTGATTCCGGGCGTGTGTTCGATGCTCGGGGGCGCTTCGGTACTCGGCGCGCCGCTGGTGTATCGCAACCAGAGCTTGTCGGTGCTCTCGGGCGTATTGCCCCATGACGACCTCAAGCGCCGCCTGGCGGATGCCGACGCCGCGGTGATCATGAAGCTGGGGCGCAACTTCCCGAAGGTGCGCCAGGTGTTGGAAGAACTGGGCCTGGCCGGGCGTGCGCTGTATGTGGAGCGCGCCACCATGGCCAACCAGAAGATCGTGCCGCTGGATCAGGTCGATCCGGCGTCCTCGCCGTATTTCTCGCTGATCATCGTGCCCGGTGAAAGGTGGCAAGGTTGA
- the cobJ gene encoding precorrin-3B C(17)-methyltransferase, translating into MTPAIVILGQGSLATARKIQQVYPGALIHGLAGRVDGADQAYSEFGATLRQLYQLGTPLIALCAAGIVIRTLAPLLLEKGEEPAVLAVAEDGSAVVPLLGGLGGVNVMARDIAAALGVSAAITTSGELRFGTCLLNPPVGYQLADIELGKRFVSDLLAGESVRIEGVAPWLDQANLPQDRQARLAIHVGNAERIPAANELLIYPRNVYVTCEPGVQLAERVRTALHEAGIAVQALACLLASDLHMADASLHEAALALGVPLRFAQVTPVADISITVAEQPLDLSQVGRPRGRLAVIGLGPGAAELMVPAVKAELARCTDVLGYETYVRMAGPFRDDQVQHCTDNREEMQRARHAFELASQGRSVVVVSSGDPGVFAMAAAVIEALHESGDPAWHQVDLEILPGVSASLATAAQAGAPLGHDFCVMSLSDNLKPWSIIEKRLDLASQADLALAFYNPISRSRPWQLGRALEIVALHRTPQTPVVLGRDIGRPGQTLRVTTLGQLTPEQVDMRTMVLVGSSTTCTFPRAGGGKWVYTPRWYGEKPVS; encoded by the coding sequence ATGACTCCGGCGATTGTGATTCTGGGCCAAGGCAGCTTGGCCACCGCACGCAAGATCCAACAGGTTTACCCCGGCGCGTTGATCCACGGTCTGGCTGGACGGGTGGACGGTGCAGACCAGGCTTACAGCGAGTTCGGCGCGACGTTGCGCCAGCTCTACCAACTGGGCACGCCGCTGATTGCGTTGTGCGCCGCCGGCATTGTGATCCGCACCCTCGCGCCGCTGCTGCTGGAAAAGGGCGAGGAACCCGCCGTGCTGGCCGTGGCTGAAGATGGCAGCGCCGTGGTGCCGCTGCTCGGTGGCCTGGGTGGCGTGAACGTGATGGCGCGGGATATTGCTGCGGCACTGGGTGTATCCGCCGCAATCACCACCAGTGGCGAGCTGCGTTTCGGCACTTGCCTGCTCAACCCGCCGGTCGGTTACCAACTGGCCGACATTGAGTTGGGCAAGCGTTTTGTTTCGGACTTGCTGGCCGGCGAAAGCGTGCGCATCGAAGGCGTGGCGCCATGGCTGGACCAGGCCAACCTGCCACAGGACCGACAGGCGCGCCTGGCGATTCATGTAGGCAATGCCGAACGCATCCCGGCGGCCAATGAGCTGCTGATTTATCCGCGCAATGTCTACGTGACCTGCGAGCCCGGCGTGCAGTTGGCTGAGCGTGTGCGCACGGCGTTGCATGAGGCGGGGATCGCTGTGCAAGCCCTGGCCTGCCTGTTGGCCAGTGACCTGCACATGGCCGATGCCTCATTGCATGAGGCCGCGTTGGCGTTGGGTGTGCCGCTGCGCTTTGCCCAGGTGACGCCCGTTGCGGATATCAGCATTACCGTGGCCGAGCAGCCCTTGGATCTGTCACAAGTGGGGCGCCCCCGTGGCCGTCTCGCAGTGATCGGCCTGGGCCCTGGCGCCGCCGAGCTGATGGTGCCGGCGGTCAAGGCCGAACTGGCGCGTTGCACCGACGTGCTGGGTTACGAAACCTACGTGCGCATGGCCGGGCCGTTCCGTGATGATCAGGTGCAACACTGCACTGACAATCGCGAAGAAATGCAGCGTGCGCGCCACGCCTTCGAGCTGGCTTCGCAGGGGCGTTCAGTGGTGGTGGTGTCGTCCGGCGACCCGGGCGTGTTCGCCATGGCCGCTGCGGTGATCGAGGCGCTGCACGAATCCGGCGACCCGGCCTGGCATCAGGTCGACCTGGAAATCCTGCCGGGGGTTTCTGCCTCCCTGGCCACCGCCGCCCAGGCCGGCGCTCCGCTGGGCCACGACTTCTGCGTGATGTCGCTATCGGACAACCTCAAGCCCTGGTCGATCATTGAAAAGCGCCTGGACCTCGCGTCCCAGGCTGACCTGGCCCTCGCGTTCTACAACCCGATCTCGCGCTCGCGGCCCTGGCAACTGGGGCGTGCCCTGGAGATCGTCGCGCTGCATCGCACACCGCAAACCCCAGTGGTGCTGGGCCGCGACATCGGACGCCCCGGCCAGACGCTGCGCGTCACCACATTGGGGCAACTGACGCCCGAGCAGGTGGACATGCGCACCATGGTTCTGGTCGGCTCGTCCACTACCTGCACATTCCCGCGTGCCGGTGGCGGTAAGTGGGTGTACACACCGCGCTGGTACGGCGAAAAACCCGTCAGCTGA
- a CDS encoding MarC family protein produces MLHVLFSVYLKMLVLYSPFFVLSCFISLTRGYSSKERRRLAWKVALATLVSSVLLYLFGRVIFSVFGITVDAFRIGAGSVLFISALGMAQGKSAVQTDNVQQDVTIVPLTIPLTVGPGTIGALLVMGVSQPHWDDKLTAILSIALASLTVGVVLYLSNRIERILGDQGLQIVSRLMGLFVCALAAQIIFTGVRGYLVP; encoded by the coding sequence ATGCTCCATGTGTTATTCAGCGTTTACCTGAAGATGCTGGTGCTCTACAGCCCGTTCTTCGTGCTGTCCTGCTTTATCAGCCTGACCCGTGGTTATTCCAGCAAGGAGCGTCGGCGCCTGGCCTGGAAGGTGGCCCTGGCGACCCTGGTATCGAGCGTACTGCTCTACCTGTTCGGCCGGGTAATTTTCAGCGTGTTCGGCATAACCGTGGATGCGTTCCGCATCGGCGCCGGCAGCGTGTTGTTCATCTCCGCCCTGGGCATGGCCCAAGGCAAGTCGGCGGTGCAGACCGACAACGTGCAGCAGGATGTGACCATCGTGCCGCTGACCATCCCCCTCACCGTCGGCCCCGGTACGATTGGCGCATTGCTGGTGATGGGCGTCAGCCAACCGCACTGGGATGACAAGCTCACCGCCATTCTCAGCATTGCCCTGGCCAGCCTCACGGTGGGCGTGGTGCTGTACCTGTCCAACCGTATCGAACGCATTCTCGGCGACCAGGGCTTGCAGATTGTCAGCCGCTTGATGGGTTTGTTCGTCTGCGCCCTGGCCGCGCAAATCATCTTTACCGGTGTGCGCGGCTACCTGGTGCCTTAG
- a CDS encoding hybrid sensor histidine kinase/response regulator, with product MRWLRIAIGFTVSLLTLLCLFPAQAAAQGSGWAVLLDEQADLQLSDIRSARYTNQFSPIELDRITAAQPDGALWVRFRLQPGKHEQVLRVFAPDLSSLSLYVLDGDTLVEQQTTGTRQPQADRPLPSSDFMLPMPQSPRPLEVYLRLVSEHELRPYITLEPAVLAAANQNQTLIYGLLFGVLLMLILHNLTRFAYHRSRSSLWLAACELLLMLSLALLLNLVGPWLPNWHAIQTPGAYLALLLTAPCGLMFAYRFFMPLGPHPLNKLLMADILLIVLSGLLLLFVNTLPLNIITYALVALAGLSMLFVSAYHWQKGYRPARLFVAAMVVFNIGTLIILPALLGLTLVAPQGLIVTLLGFICISGLLMSLALGERQRAIVETRFSLSRDLAASNAEIAAKAEFLAKISHEIRTPMNGVLGMTELLLGTPLSVKQRDYVQTIHSAGNELLTLINEILDISKLESGQIELDDVQFDLNALIDDCLSIFRAKAEQQNVELISFIQPQVPRVISGDPTRLRQALLSLLENALHKTDEGEVLIVVALDERSTKPRLRIAVQDSGLPMEAAERDALLHSELHSKNFLSATRLSGHLGLVIARQLILLMNGEFGIKSGSHQGSTLWLTLPLDPERLEHPTSDLDGPLKDARVLVVDDNDTCRKVLVQQCTAWGLNVSAVPSGKEALALLRTKAHLRDYFDVVLLDQNMPGMTGMQLAAKIKEDPSLNHDILLIMLTGISNAPSKIIARNCGIKRILAKPVAGYTLKTTLADELTQRSKGAAFPRPVPNAPAAVSVPSDFRILVAEDNSISTKVIRGMLGKLNLNPDTASNGEEALEAMKARRYDLVLMDCEMPILDGFSATQQLRAWEVSHQRVRTPVVALTAHILSEHKERARQAGMDGHMAKPVELSQLRELVDYWVAQRQQRPEHASS from the coding sequence GTGCGCTGGCTCAGGATCGCCATAGGTTTTACAGTCAGTCTGCTGACCCTGCTCTGCTTGTTCCCGGCCCAGGCCGCCGCGCAAGGCAGTGGTTGGGCAGTATTGCTTGACGAACAGGCCGACCTGCAACTGAGCGACATCCGTTCTGCCCGCTACACCAATCAATTCAGCCCCATTGAACTGGACCGGATCACTGCCGCGCAGCCGGACGGTGCGCTGTGGGTGCGCTTCAGGCTGCAACCGGGCAAGCACGAGCAAGTGCTACGGGTCTTTGCGCCAGACCTGTCCAGCCTGAGCCTGTATGTGCTGGACGGCGACACCCTGGTAGAGCAACAGACCACCGGCACGCGCCAGCCCCAGGCTGATCGCCCGCTGCCCAGCAGCGACTTCATGCTGCCGATGCCCCAGAGCCCGCGCCCCCTTGAGGTGTACCTGAGGCTGGTCTCGGAACACGAGTTGCGCCCCTACATCACCCTGGAACCGGCCGTACTGGCCGCCGCCAACCAGAACCAGACACTGATCTACGGCCTGCTGTTCGGCGTGTTGCTGATGTTGATCCTGCACAACCTCACGCGCTTCGCCTACCATCGCTCGCGCAGCAGCCTGTGGTTGGCCGCCTGTGAACTCCTGTTGATGCTCAGCCTGGCGCTGCTCCTCAACCTGGTAGGGCCATGGCTGCCGAACTGGCATGCGATCCAGACCCCCGGCGCATACCTTGCCCTGCTGCTGACCGCCCCCTGCGGCTTGATGTTTGCCTACCGCTTCTTCATGCCCCTGGGCCCGCACCCGCTGAACAAACTGTTGATGGCCGACATATTGCTGATCGTGCTAAGCGGCTTGCTGCTGTTGTTCGTCAATACCTTGCCACTGAACATCATCACCTATGCCCTGGTGGCGCTGGCCGGCCTGAGCATGCTGTTTGTCTCGGCCTACCACTGGCAGAAAGGCTACCGCCCGGCGCGCCTGTTCGTGGCGGCGATGGTGGTGTTCAACATCGGCACGCTGATCATCCTGCCCGCCCTGCTCGGCCTGACACTGGTGGCGCCGCAAGGCTTGATCGTCACCCTGCTGGGCTTTATCTGCATCAGCGGCCTGCTAATGAGCCTGGCCCTTGGCGAGCGCCAACGCGCGATTGTCGAAACCCGCTTCAGCCTCAGCCGCGACCTGGCAGCCAGCAACGCCGAGATCGCCGCCAAGGCCGAGTTCCTGGCGAAGATCAGCCACGAGATCCGCACGCCCATGAACGGCGTGCTGGGCATGACCGAATTGCTGCTGGGCACGCCGTTGTCGGTCAAGCAACGCGACTACGTGCAGACCATCCACAGCGCCGGTAACGAATTGCTCACCCTGATCAACGAGATCCTGGATATCTCCAAGCTCGAGTCCGGCCAGATCGAACTGGATGATGTGCAATTCGACCTCAATGCGTTGATCGACGACTGCCTGAGTATCTTCCGCGCCAAGGCCGAGCAGCAGAATGTCGAGCTGATCAGCTTTATCCAGCCCCAGGTGCCGCGGGTGATCAGCGGTGACCCGACGCGCCTGCGCCAAGCGTTGCTGAGCCTGCTGGAAAACGCCCTGCACAAGACCGATGAAGGCGAAGTACTGATCGTTGTCGCCCTGGACGAGCGCAGCACCAAGCCACGCCTGCGCATTGCCGTGCAGGACAGCGGCCTGCCCATGGAAGCCGCCGAGCGCGACGCCCTGCTGCACAGTGAACTGCACAGCAAGAACTTCCTTTCGGCGACGCGCTTGAGCGGCCACCTGGGTCTGGTGATCGCTCGCCAACTGATCCTGTTGATGAACGGCGAGTTCGGTATCAAGAGCGGCAGTCACCAGGGCAGCACCTTGTGGCTGACCCTGCCACTGGACCCGGAACGCCTGGAACATCCGACCTCCGACCTCGACGGTCCACTCAAGGACGCACGCGTGCTGGTGGTGGACGACAACGACACCTGCCGCAAAGTGCTGGTGCAGCAATGCACCGCCTGGGGCCTGAACGTCAGCGCCGTGCCTTCCGGCAAGGAGGCCCTGGCCCTGTTGCGCACCAAGGCGCACCTGCGCGATTACTTCGACGTGGTGCTGCTCGACCAGAACATGCCCGGCATGACCGGCATGCAACTGGCGGCGAAGATCAAGGAAGACCCGAGCCTGAACCATGACATCCTGCTGATCATGCTCACCGGCATCAGTAACGCGCCGAGCAAGATCATTGCGCGTAATTGCGGGATCAAGCGCATCCTCGCCAAGCCGGTGGCCGGTTATACCCTCAAGACCACCCTGGCCGACGAACTGACCCAGCGCAGCAAAGGCGCGGCCTTTCCACGCCCGGTCCCCAACGCACCGGCAGCCGTGAGCGTGCCCAGCGATTTCCGCATCCTGGTGGCCGAAGACAACAGCATCTCCACCAAAGTGATACGCGGCATGCTCGGTAAGCTCAACCTCAACCCGGACACCGCCAGCAATGGCGAAGAAGCGCTCGAAGCGATGAAAGCCCGGCGTTATGACCTGGTGTTGATGGACTGTGAGATGCCGATCCTTGATGGTTTCTCTGCCACGCAGCAACTGCGGGCGTGGGAAGTCAGCCACCAACGCGTACGTACGCCAGTGGTGGCGCTCACCGCGCATATCCTCTCGGAACACAAGGAACGCGCGCGCCAGGCCGGCATGGACGGGCATATGGCCAAGCCGGTGGAGTTGTCGCAGTTGCGTGAGCTGGTGGACTATTGGGTAGCGCAGCGCCAACAGCGCCCGGAACATGCGTCCTCATAA
- the purD gene encoding phosphoribosylamine--glycine ligase — protein MNVLIIGSGGREHALAWKVAQDPRVQKVFVAPGNAGTAIEAKCENVAIDVLALEQLADFAEKNVSLTIVGPEVPLVAGVVDLFRSRGLDCFGPTAGAAQLEGSKAFTKDFLARHKIPTADYQNFTEIEPALAYLREKGAPIVIKADGLAAGKGVIVAMTLQEAEDAVRDMLAGNAFGDAGSRVVIEEFLDGEEASFIVMVDGKNVLPMATSQDHKRVGNGDSGPNTGGMGAYSPAPVVTSQVHQRVMDLVIWPTVRGMADEGNVYTGFLYAGLMIDKAGNPKVIEFNCRFGDPETQPVMLRLQSSLVLLVEAALAQALDKVEAQWDPRPSVGIVLAAGGYPADYAKGDVIEGLDAAAELEGKVFHAGTALKDGEVVTAGGRVLCATAMGASVDAAQQQAYKLAAKIDWKGCFYRTDIGYRAIARERGENS, from the coding sequence ATGAATGTTTTGATCATTGGCAGCGGTGGCCGTGAACACGCCCTGGCCTGGAAAGTTGCCCAGGACCCACGGGTCCAGAAAGTCTTCGTCGCCCCCGGGAACGCCGGCACCGCCATCGAAGCCAAGTGCGAAAACGTCGCCATCGACGTATTGGCCCTGGAGCAACTGGCAGACTTTGCCGAGAAGAACGTTTCCCTGACTATCGTCGGCCCGGAAGTGCCATTGGTGGCCGGCGTCGTCGACCTGTTCCGCAGTCGTGGCCTGGATTGTTTCGGCCCCACTGCCGGTGCCGCCCAGCTGGAAGGCTCGAAAGCCTTCACCAAGGACTTCCTGGCGCGTCACAAGATCCCCACCGCCGACTACCAGAACTTCACCGAGATCGAGCCGGCCCTGGCTTACCTGCGTGAAAAAGGCGCGCCGATTGTGATCAAGGCCGATGGCCTGGCTGCCGGTAAAGGCGTGATCGTCGCCATGACCCTGCAGGAAGCCGAAGACGCCGTGCGCGACATGCTCGCCGGCAATGCCTTTGGTGACGCCGGTTCCCGTGTGGTCATCGAGGAGTTCCTCGACGGCGAAGAAGCCAGCTTTATCGTGATGGTCGATGGCAAGAACGTGCTGCCAATGGCCACCAGCCAGGATCACAAGCGCGTCGGTAATGGCGACAGCGGCCCGAACACCGGCGGCATGGGCGCTTACTCCCCGGCGCCGGTGGTGACCAGCCAAGTGCACCAACGCGTCATGGACCTGGTGATCTGGCCGACCGTGCGCGGCATGGCCGACGAAGGTAACGTCTACACCGGCTTCCTCTACGCCGGCCTGATGATCGATAAAGCCGGTAACCCGAAAGTCATCGAGTTCAACTGCCGCTTCGGCGATCCGGAAACCCAACCGGTGATGCTGCGCCTGCAATCGAGCCTGGTGCTGCTGGTGGAAGCTGCACTGGCCCAGGCGCTGGACAAGGTCGAAGCGCAATGGGACCCACGTCCCAGCGTCGGCATCGTGCTGGCTGCCGGCGGTTACCCTGCCGATTATGCCAAGGGCGATGTGATCGAAGGCCTGGACGCGGCCGCCGAATTGGAAGGCAAAGTGTTCCATGCAGGCACCGCGCTCAAGGACGGCGAAGTTGTAACCGCAGGTGGCAGAGTGTTGTGCGCCACCGCGATGGGTGCCAGTGTCGATGCCGCGCAACAGCAGGCGTACAAGCTGGCCGCGAAAATCGACTGGAAAGGCTGCTTCTACCGCACTGACATTGGCTACCGCGCCATTGCCCGTGAACGTGGTGAGAACAGCTGA
- the purH gene encoding bifunctional phosphoribosylaminoimidazolecarboxamide formyltransferase/IMP cyclohydrolase, with protein MTDQTTRLPIRRALISVSDKTGILEFARELEALGVEILSTGGTFKLLQDNGVAAVEVADYTGFAEMMDGRVKTLHPKIHGGILGRRGIDDAIMNEHGIKPIDLVAVNLYPFEATINKPGCDLPTAIENIDIGGPTMVRSAAKNHKDVAIVVNAGDYAQVLESLKAGGLTYAQRFDLMLKAFEHTAAYDGMIANYMGTVNQAADTLSTEGRSQFPRTFNSQFIKAQEMRYGENPHQSAAFYVEAKPAEVGIATATQLQGKELSYNNVADTDAALECVKSFVKPACVIVKHANPCGVAVSPDAEGGIRQAYELAYATDTESAFGGIIAFNRELDAETAKAIVERQFVEVIIAPSVSEEARAIVAAKANVRLLACGEWSAERAAAWDYKRVNGGLLVQSRDIGMIGSQDLKVVTKRAPTEQEINDLIFAWKVAKYVKSNAIVYAKNRQTIGVGAGQMSRVNSARIAAIKAEHAGLQVVGSVMASDAFFPFRDGLDNAAKAGVTAVIQPGGSMRDAEVIAAADEAGIAMVFTGMRHFRH; from the coding sequence ATGACCGACCAGACTACCCGCCTGCCGATCCGCCGCGCCTTGATCAGTGTTTCCGACAAGACCGGGATCCTCGAATTTGCCCGGGAGCTGGAAGCCCTGGGCGTGGAAATCCTCTCCACGGGCGGGACCTTCAAACTGCTGCAGGACAACGGCGTGGCCGCAGTAGAAGTGGCGGACTACACCGGTTTCGCAGAAATGATGGACGGTCGCGTCAAGACCCTGCACCCGAAAATTCACGGCGGTATCCTCGGCCGTCGCGGCATCGACGACGCCATCATGAACGAGCACGGCATCAAGCCGATCGACCTGGTGGCCGTCAACCTCTACCCGTTCGAAGCCACCATCAACAAGCCAGGCTGCGACCTGCCGACCGCCATCGAAAACATCGATATCGGTGGCCCGACCATGGTTCGCTCGGCCGCCAAGAACCACAAGGACGTGGCCATCGTGGTCAACGCCGGCGACTACGCCCAGGTTCTGGAAAGCCTCAAGGCCGGTGGCCTGACCTACGCCCAGCGCTTCGACCTGATGCTCAAGGCGTTCGAACACACCGCCGCCTACGACGGCATGATCGCCAACTACATGGGCACTGTGAACCAGGCCGCTGACACCCTGAGCACAGAGGGTCGCAGCCAGTTCCCACGCACCTTCAACAGCCAGTTCATCAAGGCCCAGGAAATGCGCTACGGCGAGAACCCGCACCAGAGCGCGGCGTTCTACGTGGAAGCCAAGCCTGCCGAAGTGGGCATCGCCACTGCAACCCAGCTGCAAGGCAAAGAGCTTTCCTACAACAACGTGGCCGACACCGACGCTGCGCTGGAATGCGTGAAGAGCTTCGTCAAGCCGGCCTGCGTGATCGTCAAGCACGCCAACCCGTGCGGCGTAGCCGTGAGCCCGGACGCTGAAGGCGGTATCCGCCAGGCGTATGAACTGGCCTACGCCACCGACACCGAATCTGCGTTCGGCGGCATCATCGCCTTCAACCGCGAACTGGACGCCGAGACCGCCAAGGCCATCGTCGAGCGCCAGTTCGTCGAAGTGATCATCGCCCCAAGTGTCAGTGAAGAAGCCCGCGCCATCGTCGCCGCCAAGGCCAATGTGCGCCTGCTGGCCTGCGGCGAGTGGTCGGCCGAGCGGGCCGCTGCCTGGGACTACAAGCGCGTCAACGGCGGCCTGCTGGTACAGAGCCGCGACATCGGCATGATTGGCAGCCAGGACCTGAAAGTGGTCACCAAGCGCGCGCCGACCGAGCAAGAGATCAACGACCTGATCTTCGCCTGGAAAGTGGCCAAGTACGTCAAGTCCAACGCCATCGTCTACGCCAAGAACCGCCAGACCATCGGTGTCGGTGCCGGTCAGATGAGCCGCGTGAACTCGGCGCGTATCGCCGCGATCAAGGCTGAACACGCCGGTTTGCAGGTGGTGGGGTCGGTCATGGCTTCCGACGCGTTCTTCCCGTTCCGCGATGGTTTGGACAATGCCGCAAAAGCTGGCGTGACCGCCGTGATCCAACCGGGTGGTTCGATGCGTGATGCCGAGGTGATTGCAGCGGCTGATGAAGCCGGTATCGCCATGGTCTTCACCGGCATGCGCCACTTCCGCCACTGA